The segment gaaaagaTTGGGTGTTAAAATACCCCCATTCTCCACGGAGATCAATGGGTTGCTCCATTCATGCTGCGTTTATTCTGAAGCCAATCCTTACAACCACCGACTGATCTTTTCCATCGTTCTTTTCCATGTCCGACGTcacaacagagaaatgacggatgtatggggctcGTCATGCCGCGCATGCCTTACCTGCATTAAAGATTTTAACACAAttcattacataaattaattaatgccgttaacacattatttttgacagcccttatttttacatgtttgaccAAGCTTGTGAAGcttatttaagatttttaaagttttttttaagattgctgtaaataattatatgaatacatttatatctggtttttctttttttttttaaaacaggaaagaaacTTGTTAAGTCCAGTCTGATGTTGCCTTGCACAAAAGAAATACCTGTCTTTTCCACATAACGAGACGTAATTCAGCactgtttttcctgtattgGATTGGTATCAGCCGATACTAAATCTCAGATGTCGGTGTCGGTAGTGAAAAAAGTGGATCGGTGCATCCTTAATTTAAATGCAAagcaccttcatcatcattcagtagaaatttacatttttacaaatacgaaagaaaaaaaatggcttttgAAATCAAACCAAACTTTAAGGAAGGCCAGATTTAATAATGTTGAAATACTTAGGAACCAAATCCACACATAATTAGTAGTTCTATAAATTTCACTGAAATAATGCATTATCACAACAGAAGCCATTATGggctgtaaaaagaaaatcaaatcgGATCAAGTCCTGAAATCACCTACAGGGAACACACTGCATTTGAGGAATTTCAATTGATCTGCTCAACATACTTACACTAGTACATCAGTACATGGTGAAAGAACTGGTCCGACAACTTCAGGACATCATTTGGGTACACTGCAGGAGCCGTTGCCTTGGAGTGGTGTTTAtcctgcaatgaaaacacagaattaaacccaatgagctttttttaaaaaaaaaaaaaaaaaaaaaaaaaaaaagtatttataaaGATATATGAAAACGATAGTGTAGTCCTTCATCCAACTGCAAATTCTCTTCAGTGTTTGTTTCCAGTTTTTCCTTTAGGGTGGTGATGTTTCTCCAAAGAGCTCCAGTATTTGAATGGGCATGCTTGTGGAAAAGGTTCTGATACTGAGGAAATGCTTAATTTATATAAAGTATTCAGattttaaccaaaaaaaaatcattacctGATGGAAAAATTCTCTGTTGCCAATCTTAACTGCAGCTTGGACGAGTCAGGTAAAAAGGATTGTTTTGAGGGCTCAAATAAGCTGACGATTTAAAAAAGGTTGCTCAAAAGGGAGGAAACTTGAGTTGTCGTTGCACTTACAAGCTTTAACTGATCaatatgggttttttttttttttttttttttaaaaaggctcaTCCGAGTTTATCTTCATTTTGCTTTGTCCCCTGAGGCAAAAGTTGTCTTGATTATCACCTTCTGAGTGGAGATTGCAGTACAGGAAAATGAGAAACTCATTTACAGATGAGAAACAAAGAGGTTTGCTTTGCTTACCAGCTGTTGACTAGCAGTCGACTTGGTTTGGTTGTTGCCTTTGGTTTTGTCGTTGCATGCCATCAAATGGCTCTATGGTGATGAATCCATTTCCAAGGAAACTACATTAGAACATTTTGACAGTGACATTTTCCTAATCTTGCAAACAGATGGATCCAGTTGGAAGCACATTTGCTGAAGAATGAACTCATCATTCCAATATACGAACACTCGCCTACTGTATGCATTACAGAGCTTTAAAAAGCAGACTGTGCTCTCATTTACATTTGTCTTTGTGGTTTTGGGTTGAAAATTGATGAGCAGGTATCAAGGTACAACTAAAACCTTTATTAGAGAAAGAATGTCATACTTATAGAGCATTGAGTCCAACAGCACTAAATGTACAAAAACTAACACTTGTAACTATACTGACATGtgcagagaaatatttaaaaaaagaaaaatatataaacttttacacattaaaaattaaaaaaaaaatggggaaagtCAAGATACAAGTTAAAGCTAATCTTCCTATTCCACAGAGTTAGACATGGATATTTTGTCTTGCCAGGATTTCTTCCAAAAACACATGTCAAGTGTGCACGGACACTAATGTTTGCTTTAATGTGATTTCCAAGTCCAGTTTCAGTATCTGCTGCGAGCCATTCCCCTATCGGCTCGACTGCCACCACGACCACCACGTGGCCCTCCACGATTTGAGCCACCATACGAATCACGAGGAGGGTAGCCTCTCTCGGCAGGGGGAGCTGGGCCCCTTTCCTGCCTGGCCATTCGCTCACCGCGGCTAGGTGGATATGGGTCACTCCGACTGCTGGGGTAACTGTCACGACTGCCATAGCCATCCCGGGAGCTGCTTCCATAGTCATCATAACGACTGCTTCCACCGCCCCCACCATAGGATGGTGGAGGGCCCCTTGAAGGTGGGGCGCTGCGTGAGTTACCTGCAGGGTCAATGGTTCAGGTAATTGGAAAGgtttaatttatacattttattgcaCTTCAAGTGCTCATCTTTTGCCAATAGAATTAGTTCTGTAACAATTTTCATGGATGGCATATTCAACCCTCCAACCAATTTATGAGACTATAATTTTAACATGGATATTTTAGTTGATAAGTGCAGTAACATATCCAAGCACAGGGAATAAGTAGGCAGTATTTCCCACTTTTGCATGATCTGAGTAgccatttttccttttagagCTCCAAGTGTAGCAAAGGATGAGGTTTTCAGACTTGTCTTGATTTTTGAAGGTTACTCCTTGAGGGAGTGCTTTGCTAGGCAACACATACTGGACAACGGATATTTCCTTGGATTTTGTGAGTTTCCTTATGGTTGCAAACTTTGTGAGGCTCAGTTATTGTGTTACTTCTGCATGACATTGCCAAACAATTTCCCGATGAATGCAGCAGTTACAGGGATTGCGATAAGAGACTCAGTTTTTGGATTTAATTCTGTTGGGAAGCCAATGGTTTTacattttgaataaaatgaaagtgtCCAAGTTAGAGTGCTGGTAAAAAGTGCTGGAAAGTTTCCTCTTGGGAggcgaaaaaaaaaacaaaacaaaaaaaaaaaaccttgagtGGAAGCCAATGCCATGATCTGGTTTGTTATTGTGCATCTCTTATCTTCGCAGTGATTATCTGTTGTCATTTTACGGATTGGAGTTGTATCTTACCGTAACCATCATATGAATCTCGGTATGATCCACCACTGGGACGTTCCATATATCCTCTAGGTTCTCGGCCACCTCCATAACCATCACGGTCACTAATAAGAACATGTAAGTATTATTTGAAGTTCAAGTAAAATTCAATCTCTGTCTTAATATCGCTATAAACCAAGCAAAGCCACTCTCAAACCTGTATCCTCTTGACACTGAGCCATAGTCATCTCGTGAACCAGAATTTGAGTATTCTCTGTATGAGTAATCTCTGGAAGGAGGTCCATAGTCTCTTGAATCTCTAGAATTATAATCCCGACTCGAGtatcttaaaaagaaaataacacaatCATCTATTAAAACGTTCTCATGATAtgataaattattttactttgtggATAAACAATTAGGAATGACCAAGGATACAGCTAACTTTACAGCTGTAGTTTACAATCATATTAAGATGCCAAATTAAACTTTCCCCTGACATGATATAAAACCAAGACAAGAATGTTGGCATCAGGATTAATGGTGTGATCAGTCATTCTCTAATATTTAAAAGAGAATCAAAGTATTTCTTTAATCAAGACCTTGTACATTTAGTTTATgtattaaattttcttttagctttttttttttactgtaagcAAGAAAACAAgcctatatttatttttattttcacctttaTTAGCTGTTGGAGTACTGCTATCTTTCCTGGAGTTAATCCAACATACTTctcttaaaacctttttttttattgacaaattTGGCAAAATCTTGTGTTTGTGTAGATAGTTTAAAACATtagaatgtaaaaaaacaagaaatttctTACCCGTCTTTAGGGTTGTAATGATCATCTCTTGGTGATGGATAATCATCTCTCCTGGACATCATGGAGTCTCTCCGAGGTGGGGGAGGACCATAGGGATCCCTGTCCCTTGACATAGGGGCTAGAATGTATAATGACATATTGTATCACACAATTTTTTAAGTACTTGGACATCATTTGCTTGGTATAAAAGAGAACAGCTACTTACGCCTGCTCATGGGACCTGATGGGGCAGACCTCTTGGGTGGGGGGCCTCCATTACGAACTGGGGGCCCTCGTTTCATTGGAGGGGGCCCTCTGGATGACATCCCTTTAAAGAAGGGCTCTCCACTTCCTGAATTATCATAGTAGTCTGGACAGACGagaaatgtgaatattaaatttaatttaaaaataagcaTTACAAAGATGCAGTTAAAACTATTTTACTATTGCACCTTCTTCTATAACTCACACTGACTAACAAAATAACTTGCCTCTAGAAGGGGGACCCCTCATGCCACCAGGACCTCCTCTGGAACCACGCGGACCTCTGGGTGGACCACGACTACGGGAGTGCATAGGTGGAGGTCCTCGCCTTCCAGCACTCTCAAATTGTGGCTTTGTAGCTTGCTCTACTTTGATAGGTTTGCCATCAAGAGACTAATTGAGGAGACAAAATTACAACCACAATTTTAAGGCAAACgataaaataatgacaaaaaaacgaagaaaaaaagattaccTTTCCATTCATCTCACGTGCTGCATCCTTGGCATCAGCGGGACTTTCAAAGGTTATAAATGCAAAGCCTCTCGATTTGTTTGTTTCACGGTCTTTCATCAAAAGCACTGAAAAACAGAGATACAAAGTGAAGTACAAAATGACAATTAAAACAACGTGTTGCCAGGTTTAAGTTGTCCAATCCACCGTTGAAAGACTAAATTCCTTGATCTGGATCTACCACTTTAATAATAACGAACACTTACTGTTTGAGGAAACGAGGCCCTCCGAGTTTGTGCTTGATTCAATAATAacgaaaacatgttttaatgaaaTGCTTGCCGACTAAATTACTATAGCTGTAACGGTTAATACAGTATCGCTAAGACCAGATGTCAAAATTTCGCCATTACTTTAAATCAATCTtaatttaaactgtaaaatcaCATAGTGAGAAGCTGTGTTGCAGACATATGCTATCTCAACTACAGCAGCGATAGAAAGCGCGTTGGTCATGTTAAAGGCGCGAATTAACACAAAACGACTTACACTAATGATTTTATATCTACTCGGCTAAGTACCCACCTTCTACAATCCTGCCATATTTACTGAAGTACTGTTCCAATGCCTTCTCAGTAGTCTCGGTGTTCAAACCACCGATGAAGAGCTTCCCTGGCCGGTCTGCCTCTGCCATTCTGCTAAACGTTCTGCCTGTAACAAAGGAAAGATCGTTTTAAGTAACAGCAATGTTGGAAATTGTTTAGAAACCATACAATCATCACTAGAACTGGTCTTCGTCTTACTATAATTTCTGTACCGATTGCTGTACCTTTGTGCTAGCAAAAGTCTAAATCTGTTGAATCCGCAAAATGGCGATAAACGCCCGAGCAGATTTCGAGAGATACTTAAGGTAGCAAATGCTAGCTAGCAAATGTTTCTGCTACCAACTAAAGACTTCACTTTATGACTGTCAATGCGGTATTTCTAAAATGTATCGAATAATAGCAAAATTTTCTTCTACATCAAGCATGCAAACACACTTTTAGCTGCTACGAAACACCAACGTGCTGCTACTTTAAGAAGCCTACAACTGTTCTTCTTCGTGTGCAACTTCTTCTTCGCGTTGATTTAGCGATAGAAAAGACCGTTGCTGCCCTCCAGGGGGGTTTTCAAGGAGTGCATTAAGGGCATTTAATCTGGCTAAATCTGTTTTGCAGGCTATTCCATTTATAAACGACAAAACTGGCTAAAGAGTTCTTAATAATAAAGATATCAATACTCGATTTATAGAATTTAATGACTGCTTTTACAACTCTGAATCATGCATACATTTTTGACAACTATTAACTTTCCCCAAGTTTCAGATGTTCAGAGAGAGCAATTAAACAGGCCTTTCACACCAGCAACACGTTATCAAATAATAAGGCCCTGGGACCAGATGGTCTCAACCTAGAATTCTAAAAaactatttgtgaccatttgGTCACAAAATGATAGGTTGATACGTTTATATGATATCATGTTCCTTTAAATCCCCTTCCACAATGTCAGAAGCGAATATCTTCTTAATTCTAATAACTGTGCCTCGTATAGACATTAGCTCTGTTAGATGTAGATTGGAAATTACTTGCTAAATTATTAGCTAGAGGGCTTAAAGGTATCCTTTCTGATATAATCTCAATCAACCAGATGGGACAGTTGAGATGGGACAGCAATAATGTAAGGGGACTGCTTAATCAGAGTCAAAGCAAAGTAGTACTAAAGCAAAACCATTTTAATCTTATCTGCTGTTGTGTGACACAttttgtaacatttgtttagaaaaaGCTTCACATAAGTAAAGTATTATTACGATTATTATCAagagtagtaatagtagtaacCAAAATACGACATAGTTTTTGCTGGACAAAAACATTGGGGTAATGTAGTGTATTTCACAGTTACAGTTGAGAGCTAAATACAAAAGTAGAAAACGCTACTGTATTAAATAGACTTTGCCCTTTAGCCTGCTCCTTTAACAAACACTGTTGGCAGGAAGAACACGTCCCTGTTCCGGTTTTTCTAGTTGTCAGCCgtcattttaatgttgttaaaaATTCATAGTTTTTTCCTTGAATTGTAACTCGTCTATGCGTTTGCATTCGTGCTTT is part of the Melanotaenia boesemani isolate fMelBoe1 chromosome 7, fMelBoe1.pri, whole genome shotgun sequence genome and harbors:
- the rbmx gene encoding RNA-binding motif protein, X chromosome isoform X1 → MAEADRPGKLFIGGLNTETTEKALEQYFSKYGRIVEVLLMKDRETNKSRGFAFITFESPADAKDAAREMNGKSLDGKPIKVEQATKPQFESAGRRGPPPMHSRSRGPPRGPRGSRGGPGGMRGPPSRDYYDNSGSGEPFFKGMSSRGPPPMKRGPPVRNGGPPPKRSAPSGPMSRPPMSRDRDPYGPPPPRRDSMMSRRDDYPSPRDDHYNPKDGYSSRDYNSRDSRDYGPPSRDYSYREYSNSGSRDDYGSVSRGYSDRDGYGGGREPRGYMERPSGGSYRDSYDGYGNSRSAPPSRGPPPSYGGGGGSSRYDDYGSSSRDGYGSRDSYPSSRSDPYPPSRGERMARQERGPAPPAERGYPPRDSYGGSNRGGPRGGRGGSRADRGMARSRY
- the rbmx gene encoding RNA-binding motif protein, X chromosome isoform X2, whose product is MAEADRPGKLFIGGLNTETTEKALEQYFSKYGRIVEVLLMKDRETNKSRGFAFITFESPADAKDAAREMNGKSLDGKPIKVEQATKPQFESAGRRGPPPMHSRSRGPPRGPRGSRGGPGGMRGPPSRDYYDNSGSGEPFFKGMSSRGPPPMKRGPPVRNGGPPPKRSAPSGPMSRPPMSRDRDPYGPPPPRRDSMMSRRDDYPSPRDDHYNPKDGDRDGYGGGREPRGYMERPSGGSYRDSYDGYGNSRSAPPSRGPPPSYGGGGGSSRYDDYGSSSRDGYGSRDSYPSSRSDPYPPSRGERMARQERGPAPPAERGYPPRDSYGGSNRGGPRGGRGGSRADRGMARSRY